AATGTTTTGTTCATAATAGAAAGtagatatatatacatacacaaCCATATCATGCAAAAATTGTATATAATACTTTTGAATGGAAGGCGATAACCTTTATCTATTAAACATACAAACATACATATAGCggtttctatttttaaaaaaatatttaatagataataaaaatcaatccaaaattaTCGTATTTTACATCTATTAATTACTgttataataaatacataatattagacataataaatatgtaattatacaaaaattattacatatatacaattatatataaataaaataattttaaattattgtttctttgatattatgatttttttttatatgcagtTTTGTATGTCTATATTAGGTAAGAGTTATTGTATTATCTAATTTTAGGCAtgcattattcttattaatttatgttttcataAGTTAAAATGGATTGGTTTAGTTATCACTCTACACTCCATATTATaaaaaggaagctaagagaagggAAAATTAATCTGTAAATaggtaaaaaatatatttaaacatGTTAGAAAGATAGATTTGAACAATAAATTGGATTGATATTTGAGATGATGTGTTGATCTGAACAAGCACCAAGGAAGTGCTTTTGGATCATTCATGGAATTGTTGAGGTTGATTATACTATTCCAAAGAATTATGATCCTCCTAAACGgaaattaataaacaaatatttaaagatatcacttttgacaaaaaaatatttaatataattttgattATTGATAATGTTAAATAATTTCACACAATAAGCCAAATTATTTGCTTTATTTTATAGTGttgagtttttctttttgttaaaaaaacccaaaaataatgataatgcaagaaatttatgttatattagactaaaaaggaaaggaaataaTGTTACATTAGACTGAAATTAAatgagatttaaaaaaaaaaaaccgtgGGAGTTTGAcctcttaatttaaaaaactaaaacgTTTCAGTTGAAGGAACAAGAAAGGTTTTGCGTTCATGAAAAATCTTGTATTGTGTTTTTTCTTGTGGTTGCACTTTCAAGAACAACAATGGtcaatggaattcaaatttttcttgctatcttagaaaaattttaacatatctgaaagaatataaataaaagcgTGTTTTTCAACGACaacacaaagaagaaaaaaatctgTGATTTGTTTCCTTTTAAACTAATCTTCAAAGGTTGAATATAGGaaaaaaagattcaaataattagaattaggataaaaatatatgtaaaaaagACTTGGTGAATATCATCTTCTATATGCTTATCAAAAAACATCTTCTCTTGGTTTTTCCTTCTTTGCAagttgaacaaagaaaaatcatGCAAGATcctataattgaataatttagaTTTGTCACATAAACTCATGGTCACGCCAGTGATCAACCAAAGATCCTCAAACCTAAATTCAGTTATTCACCCAAACACGGCCTTATcgtcttaataaaaaatgaccATATTACCCTTACGCACGTTTCTCCAAATGTTGCCAATGCAATCTTAGAATCAGGTAATGTCAGAGACACGCGCGTGTGTCACGCGCTAGGGCGAGTGAGGGGCGGAAATCTCGAACCCCTTCTCTCGGAAGTGGACCCCACTCTCTCTCCTTGTCCTATATATTACTCTCATTCCTCCCCTCaattgaagagagagaaagtgaaaCAGCAGCTAGAGAGAGAAAGGGACCATCATCAGAATAGAAGatttagagagaaaaagacAACTGTAGATGCCATTGGATGAAGGGTAGAAGAGCCTATTGCAATTTcatgggttttgggttttgattttttaaaaaaaaggttaattttttattattatttttacgtGTGTGTGGTGTTGGAGaatgataaaacaaaatttcGAGGGGGTTGAATTGCATTTGACTTTGTGATTACTGTTATATCATTGTGAGTCAGCAAAGCCTAATTTTTTATTCAGTTCTGTTGTTGAatcaatgaaagaaaaaatacaatttttttgttcaattgTGGTTGAattgtataataataataaataaataaataaataattggatGATTATATATAATGCTTATCTAATTTCTCTGTCTGTTCCTCTTCCGCAGAcatcagagagagagagagtgtgtgtgaaagaaaataaattgctTTCTGACCTTTTTACTTTGGTTACTGTTTCAAACTAAAAGGTAAGCTATATCGGTTTTTTCTGTACTTTCCACaatcttttcccttttcttgTGCTTATCATAATATCGCTTTCACTGTGGAGAAGGAAagtaaaggaattaaagaaggcTCTTTGTCTTCTTGGGGGACTTTTGGCCTTTGGGTTTTCTATCCATTCATAATTTTTCAGTACTGACAGTGAATAAATAAAATGGGGGGTGGCATTATCTCTTATTATTTGTAACTGTTGTAacgttccttcttcttcttcttcttcttctttgtttttagTCCTTGTAACGCTTTCTCATCTCTTGGGgggttagagagagagaaagagagagaggtaGGTGTGAACTTTGGACCAGAAATAAAGGGCTTTTGTTGTCCGGTTCCTCTTTTCATCTGTTTCTGGCATAATAGAATAGACTTTCTtccttctagagagagaaaacgCTGCTAAAGTCATGCAAGGACCGTTGACAAGCAAACCCAAACACCTTTTTCGGTTGTCTATATACTTTtctttatatgttttattttattaattttagcaATATGTTACAAGATTGTCAATGCTTTTGCTCAGTTCAATCTGGTTTAAGGTCAAGAAGATGAGTAATGAAGTTCAAACTGAAAAAGTGCCGTAGCAAGGTGTAGTCATATGATAAAGGAATTAGAGACTAGAGTAGAGTGTTCGGTAACATAGAATAGAAGCTTTTGGCTTTTGGGACATAGGTTGAGGAAAAAAGGGTCCATTGAAAAAATTTGTTAGCTTTTAACTTTTTGTGGGGGGTTTTGGAGGGTTTCGTTTTATAGCAGCAAAACGGTGGGAAGAGGGAACATTGGTGGTAGAGTTGTGGCTGATATTTCTCCAAAGAACCATTCATGCCTGGTTTCTCAGCTTTTGAGTTACCTCTTTCTTCTCCTCTCATTTCAATGTCAAAGCAAAATTTCCCTACCTTGTCTTTCTCCAATGTAATTCTCTAGTCTGTCTTTGTTCTTTTATGTATCTGTTgtgtttgtgttgtttgtttctTTAGGATTGATTGACCTTTAATTTGGTTTATTTCTGCATCTTAttgttcattgttgttgttgttttggtGGCTAATTGTTGGGCTATTATGTAGCAGAGGGAAATGATGGAGGGCCACAGTGAACTGGGTCTTATTGGAGATCATTTTGACGGCGGTTTGCTGGGCAGGATTAAGGACGATGGGTATGAAAGCCGGTCCGGTAGCGACAATTTCGAAGGTGCATCTGGTGATGATCAAGAAGCTGCTAATGATCAgccaaagaggaaaaagaaatacCACAGGCACACTCCTCACCAAACTCAGGAGCTTGAAGCGTATGGCTTTATGAAATTCTGAATTCTTCTTTTGTTGCAAACTTGATTGTTACTCTATTAGTTCCAAAATACTTGGCGCTTGTGAAATTCGATAGAAAATGATATTTTGGATTGAAAGGACGAGATTATTGTTCTAGTTGTGTGCTAATAATGTTTTCTTATATTGGTTTTGTATAGTTTCTTCAAGGATTGTAATCATCCTGATGAGAAGCAAAGGGCAGATCTTAGTAGAAGGCTTGGCTTGGAGAATAAGCAAGTCAAGTTCTGGTTTCAAAATCGACGAACCCAAATGAAGGTTGGTTGGGGTACATTATTAGTGTTCATACACTTTTATTATGCAGGTTTTTTTGGTGCAATTTGCATAGAGGAGTAAttgaatctatttttttttctaattcagACGCAAATCGAGCGCCATGAGAACATGATTCTTAAGCAGGAAAATGAGAGGCTCCGAGCTGAGAACAGTGTGATGAGGGAAGCTATGGCAAACCCAATGTGCAACAACTGTGGTGGAGCAGCCATTCCAGGGCAAATTTCATTTGATGAGCATCAGATTAGAATTGAAAATGCTCGGTTGAAGGATGAATTGAACCGTATATGTGCCTTGGCGAACAAGTTTCTTGGCAGGCCAATCTCATCATTGGCCAGCCCCATGTCCTTGCCTGCCTCGAATTCTGGTCTAGAGCTCGGTATTGGCAGGAATGGTTTTAGTGGTGGTTCAAGCGGTCTTGGCATGTCAATGGGGCTTGATTTTGGGGACTTTTCAGGGGGCACTCTGCCTGCGATTTCTGGGATTAGATCACCGATGGGGTTGATGGGAAATGAAATCCATGCGGAGAGATCTATGCTATTGGAACTTGCATTAGTGGCTATGGACGAATTAATCAAGATGGCTCAGGCAGATAGCCCACTTTGGATTAAGATGGATGGCGGGAAGGAAATTCTGAACCAAGAAGAGTATGCAAgaatgtcttcttttatttctccAACATCTCCGGGATATGTAACTGAAGCTTCGAGAGAAACCGGTGTAGTAATAATCAACAGTTCAGCCCTCGTTGAAACAATGATGGACCCGGTATGAATATGTTGGCCAACTTCTTAGTTTTTGATGATGTTTAACCATTAATTCAATACATTAGAAGCCATACTTTTCTTCTAGGTGTTCATAATTTGATGAGTTTATCGACCATTTCTGTGTTTAGGAACGATGGTCGGAGATGTTTCCTTCTATGGTTTCTAGAGCTGTAACCCTTGATGTTATAGCTAGTGGCATGGGTGGATCAAGAAATGGATCTTTGCAAGTGGTATGTCTCTATTCTGAATGTTTGTTTCTTTCCTGTTTGGCTGGAACTGATGTCTGATAGGAGGGTCAAATAATAATGCTTTTCAGATGCAAGCGGAGATTCAATTGCTTTCGCCACTCGTTCCTGTTCGTCAATTGAGCTTCCTCAGGTTTTGCAAGCAGCATGCAGAAGGGTTGTGGGCAGTGGTAGATGCTTCAATTGATGCTGGTCGCAATTTTAAGAGGCTTCCATCAGGCTTTCTTGTGCAAGATACACCCAACGGTTTCTCAAAGGCAAGTGTTGCTCTATG
The Arachis duranensis cultivar V14167 chromosome 5, aradu.V14167.gnm2.J7QH, whole genome shotgun sequence genome window above contains:
- the LOC107491172 gene encoding homeobox-leucine zipper protein ANTHOCYANINLESS 2-like isoform X3 — encoded protein: MKFKLKKCRSKREMMEGHSELGLIGDHFDGGLLGRIKDDGYESRSGSDNFEGASGDDQEAANDQPKRKKKYHRHTPHQTQELEAFFKDCNHPDEKQRADLSRRLGLENKQVKFWFQNRRTQMKTQIERHENMILKQENERLRAENSVMREAMANPMCNNCGGAAIPGQISFDEHQIRIENARLKDELNRICALANKFLGRPISSLASPMSLPASNSGLELGIGRNGFSGGSSGLGMSMGLDFGDFSGGTLPAISGIRSPMGLMGNEIHAERSMLLELALVAMDELIKMAQADSPLWIKMDGGKEILNQEEYARMSSFISPTSPGYVTEASRETGVVIINSSALVETMMDPERWSEMFPSMVSRAVTLDVIASGMGGSRNGSLQVMQAEIQLLSPLVPVRQLSFLRFCKQHAEGLWAVVDASIDAGRNFKRLPSGFLVQDTPNGFSKITWVEHSQYDESLIHQLYRPLIASGLGFGAPRWIATLQRQCECLAIHMSSSIPSEDATAISPAGRRSMLKLAQRMANNFFSGICLSSSQKWDTHHLGNVGDEIKVMTRKNTDVPGEPPSIVLCAATSVWMPVSRQRVFDFLRDERMRGEWVILSGIGQMKEMLRISKGQVDGNSLSVLRANANNGGESSNNTLFLQETWNDTSCSALLYSPVEVESLKVVMSGGDSTYVALIPSGFTIHPDGHSGTQDGDDGGSSGCLLTVGLQILLNSLPTAKLTAESVETVNDLITGTIQKIKASLGVA
- the LOC107491172 gene encoding homeobox-leucine zipper protein ANTHOCYANINLESS 2-like isoform X1; translated protein: MPGFSAFELPLSSPLISMSKQNFPTLSFSNQREMMEGHSELGLIGDHFDGGLLGRIKDDGYESRSGSDNFEGASGDDQEAANDQPKRKKKYHRHTPHQTQELEAFFKDCNHPDEKQRADLSRRLGLENKQVKFWFQNRRTQMKTQIERHENMILKQENERLRAENSVMREAMANPMCNNCGGAAIPGQISFDEHQIRIENARLKDELNRICALANKFLGRPISSLASPMSLPASNSGLELGIGRNGFSGGSSGLGMSMGLDFGDFSGGTLPAISGIRSPMGLMGNEIHAERSMLLELALVAMDELIKMAQADSPLWIKMDGGKEILNQEEYARMSSFISPTSPGYVTEASRETGVVIINSSALVETMMDPERWSEMFPSMVSRAVTLDVIASGMGGSRNGSLQVMQAEIQLLSPLVPVRQLSFLRFCKQHAEGLWAVVDASIDAGRNFKRLPSGFLVQDTPNGFSKITWVEHSQYDESLIHQLYRPLIASGLGFGAPRWIATLQRQCECLAIHMSSSIPSEDATAISPAGRRSMLKLAQRMANNFFSGICLSSSQKWDTHHLGNVGDEIKVMTRKNTDVPGEPPSIVLCAATSVWMPVSRQRVFDFLRDERMRGEWVILSGIGQMKEMLRISKGQVDGNSLSVLRANANNGGESSNNTLFLQETWNDTSCSALLYSPVEVESLKVVMSGGDSTYVALIPSGFTIHPDGHSGTQDGDDGGSSGCLLTVGLQILLNSLPTAKLTAESVETVNDLITGTIQKIKASLGVA
- the LOC107491172 gene encoding homeobox-leucine zipper protein ANTHOCYANINLESS 2-like isoform X2; the protein is MPGFSAFELPLSSPLISMSKQNFPTLSFSNREMMEGHSELGLIGDHFDGGLLGRIKDDGYESRSGSDNFEGASGDDQEAANDQPKRKKKYHRHTPHQTQELEAFFKDCNHPDEKQRADLSRRLGLENKQVKFWFQNRRTQMKTQIERHENMILKQENERLRAENSVMREAMANPMCNNCGGAAIPGQISFDEHQIRIENARLKDELNRICALANKFLGRPISSLASPMSLPASNSGLELGIGRNGFSGGSSGLGMSMGLDFGDFSGGTLPAISGIRSPMGLMGNEIHAERSMLLELALVAMDELIKMAQADSPLWIKMDGGKEILNQEEYARMSSFISPTSPGYVTEASRETGVVIINSSALVETMMDPERWSEMFPSMVSRAVTLDVIASGMGGSRNGSLQVMQAEIQLLSPLVPVRQLSFLRFCKQHAEGLWAVVDASIDAGRNFKRLPSGFLVQDTPNGFSKITWVEHSQYDESLIHQLYRPLIASGLGFGAPRWIATLQRQCECLAIHMSSSIPSEDATAISPAGRRSMLKLAQRMANNFFSGICLSSSQKWDTHHLGNVGDEIKVMTRKNTDVPGEPPSIVLCAATSVWMPVSRQRVFDFLRDERMRGEWVILSGIGQMKEMLRISKGQVDGNSLSVLRANANNGGESSNNTLFLQETWNDTSCSALLYSPVEVESLKVVMSGGDSTYVALIPSGFTIHPDGHSGTQDGDDGGSSGCLLTVGLQILLNSLPTAKLTAESVETVNDLITGTIQKIKASLGVA
- the LOC107491172 gene encoding homeobox-leucine zipper protein ANTHOCYANINLESS 2-like isoform X4, which translates into the protein MMEGHSELGLIGDHFDGGLLGRIKDDGYESRSGSDNFEGASGDDQEAANDQPKRKKKYHRHTPHQTQELEAFFKDCNHPDEKQRADLSRRLGLENKQVKFWFQNRRTQMKTQIERHENMILKQENERLRAENSVMREAMANPMCNNCGGAAIPGQISFDEHQIRIENARLKDELNRICALANKFLGRPISSLASPMSLPASNSGLELGIGRNGFSGGSSGLGMSMGLDFGDFSGGTLPAISGIRSPMGLMGNEIHAERSMLLELALVAMDELIKMAQADSPLWIKMDGGKEILNQEEYARMSSFISPTSPGYVTEASRETGVVIINSSALVETMMDPERWSEMFPSMVSRAVTLDVIASGMGGSRNGSLQVMQAEIQLLSPLVPVRQLSFLRFCKQHAEGLWAVVDASIDAGRNFKRLPSGFLVQDTPNGFSKITWVEHSQYDESLIHQLYRPLIASGLGFGAPRWIATLQRQCECLAIHMSSSIPSEDATAISPAGRRSMLKLAQRMANNFFSGICLSSSQKWDTHHLGNVGDEIKVMTRKNTDVPGEPPSIVLCAATSVWMPVSRQRVFDFLRDERMRGEWVILSGIGQMKEMLRISKGQVDGNSLSVLRANANNGGESSNNTLFLQETWNDTSCSALLYSPVEVESLKVVMSGGDSTYVALIPSGFTIHPDGHSGTQDGDDGGSSGCLLTVGLQILLNSLPTAKLTAESVETVNDLITGTIQKIKASLGVA